A genome region from Nycticebus coucang isolate mNycCou1 chromosome 4, mNycCou1.pri, whole genome shotgun sequence includes the following:
- the SERPIND1 gene encoding heparin cofactor 2, with protein MKHPFHPLLVSLIITSVCGENKGLLDQLEKGGETYKSVDAQIPAEQLNNKTLSTPLLPADFHRENTVTNDWIPEGEEDDDYLDLEKILSEDDDYIDIIDSLQVSPTDLEASAGNILQLFQGKSRIQRLNILNAKFAFNLYRALKDQAGTSNNVFIAPVGISTAMGMISLGLRGETHDQVHSILHFKDFVNASSKYEILTIHNLFRKLTHRLFRRNFGYTLRSVNDLYVQKQFPILDDFKAKVREYYFAEAQAADFSDPAFISKTNNHILKLTKGLIKDALENIDPATQMMILNCIYFKGSWVNKFPVEMTHNHNFRLNEREVVKVPMMQTKGNFLAANDQELDCDVLQLEYVGGISMLIVVPHKLSGMKTLEAQLTPQVVERWQKSMTNRTREVLLPKFKLEKNYNLVEPLKSMGVMALFDKNGNMSGISEERITIDLFKHQGTITVNEEGTQAAAVTIVGFMPLSTQVRFTVDRPFLFLVYEHRTSCLLFMGRVANPSRS; from the exons ATGAAACACCCGTTTCACCCCCTTCTGGTTTCCCTCATCATAACATCTGTGTGTGGGGAGAACAAAGGTCTGCTGGATCAGCTTGAGAAGGGAGGAGAAACTTATAAGTCTGTGGATGCCCAGATCCCCGCAGAGCAGTTAAATAACAAAACCTTGAGTACGCCCCTTCTCCCTGCTGACTTCCACAGGGAAAACACAGTCACCAATGACTGGATTCCCGAGGGGGAGGAGGACGATGACTATCTGGACCTGGAGAAGATACTCAGTGAGGACGATGACTACATCGACATCATAGACAGCCTGCAGGTCTCCCCAACAGACTTAGAAGCGAGTGCAGGGAACATACTCCAGCTTTTCCAGGGCAAGAGCCGCATCCAGCGTCTTAACATCCTAAACGCCAAGTTTGCCTTCAACCTTTACCGAGCGCTGAAGGACCAGGCCGGCACTTCCAATAACGTCTTCATCGCGCCAGTTGGCATTTCTACTGCCATGGGCATGATTTCCCTGGGCCTGCGGGGAGAGACCCATGACCAAGTGCACTCAATCCTGCATTTCAAAGACTTTGTTAATGCCAGCAGCAAGTATGAGATCCTGACCATCCACAATCTCTTCCGTAAGCTGACTCATCGCCTATTCAGGAGGAATTTTGGGTACACTTTGCGGTCAGTCAATGACCTCTACGTCCAGAAGCAGTTTCCAATCCTGGATGATTTCAAAGCTAAAGTAAGAGAGTATTACTTTGCTGAGGCCCAGGCAGCTGACTTCTCAGATCCTGCCTTCATATCAAAAACCAACAACCACATCCTAAAACTCACCAAGGGCCTCATAAAAGATGCTCTGGAGAATATAGACCCTGCAACACAGATGATGATTCTGAACTGCATCTACTTCAAGG GATCCTGGGTGAATAAATTCCCAGTGGAGATGACACACAACCACAACTTCCGGCTGAATGAGCGAGAGGTGGTCAAGGTTCCCATGATGCAAACCAAAGGGAACTTCCTTGCAGCAAATGACCAGGAGCTAGACTGTGACGTCCTCCAGCTGGAGTACGTGGGGGGCATCAGCATGCTCATTGTGGTCCCGCACAAGCTGTCTGGGATGAAGACCCTTGAAGCCCAGCTGACGCCCCAGGTGGTGGAAAGATGGCAAAAAAGCATGACAAACAG AACTCGAGAGGTACTTCTGCCAAAATTCAAGCTGGAGAAGAACTACAACCTGGTGGAGCCCCTGAAGTCGATGGGGGTTATGGCGCTGTTTGACAAAAATGGCAACATGTCAGGCATCTCAGAAGAAAGGATCACCATTGACCTG TTCAAGCACCAAGGCACCATCACAGTGAACGAGGAGGGCACCCAAGCTGCCGCCGTGACCATCGTGGGGTTCATGCCGCTGTCCACCCAAGTCCGTTTCACTGTCGACCGCCCCTTTCTGTTCCTTGTCTACGAGCATCGCACCAGCTGTCTGCTGTTCATGGGGAGAGTGGCCAACCCCAGTAGGTCTTAG